ATATCTCGCGCAGGTGTTCGGCGGCATTCCGATGAGCCAGGGCGAGTTCGTGCGCCTCTCGGATTTCGGCCTCACGCCCGCCGATGTCGCCGCCCGCCGCATTGCCGAGGTCGACGCGCTGATCGCCACCGGCTCCACCGCGCCGAACCGCGCCCGCCTCGCCGAGCTGATCGATCATCACGAGGCGGCAGAGACCATCGGCGCCACCGGTCTCGACGAGACGCTGGAGGCGATCCGCAGCGAGATGCGCAAATTCGCCTCCGACAATGTGACGCCGCATGCGCATGAATGGCATCTGAAGAACGACTATATCCCGCTCGAGGTCATCACCGGCCTCTCCGAGCTCGGCGTGTTCGGCCTCACCATTCCGGAAGAATATGGCGGCTCCGGCATGGGCAAGATCGCCATGTGCGTAGTGTCGGAAGAGCTGTCGCGCGCCTATATCGGCGTCGGCTCGCTGGGCACGCGTTCGGAGATCGCCGGCGAATTGATCCTCGTCGGCGGCACGGAAGAGCAGAAGCAGAAATATCTGCCGAAGATCGCCAGCGGCGAGATTCTGCCGACCGCCGTCTTCACCGAGCCGAACAATGGCTCCGACCTCGCAAATCTGCGCACCCGCGCGACGCGCGAGGGCGATGTCTACAAGGTCGTCGGCAATAAGACCTGGATCACCCATCCGGTGCGCGCCGATGTGATGACGCTGCTGGTGCGCACCAATCCGAACGAGAAGGGCTATAAGGGCCTCTCCATGCTGCTGGCCGAGAAGCCGCGCGGCACCGACGAAAATCCTTTCCCGGCGAAGGGCATGACCGGCGGCGAGATCGAGGTGCTCGGCTATCGCGGCATGAAGGAGTTCGAGATCGGCTTCGACAATTTCGAGGTGCCGGCCGCAAACCTTCTCGGCGGCGAGGAAGGCAAGGGCTTCAAGCAGCTGATGGAGACCTTCGAATCCGCGCGCATTCAGACGGCGGCGCGCGCGCTCGGCGTCGCTCAGGCGGCGCTCGACTTGGGCCTGCGCTACGCCAAGGAGCGCGTGCAATTCGGCAAGCCGCTGTTCTCCTTCCCGCGCGTCTTCGACAAGATCGTCACCATGGCGATCGAAATTCACGTGGCGCGCCAGATCACCTATTTCGCCGCCCGCGAGAAGGACGAGGGCAAGCGCTGCGATCTCGAGGCCGGCATGGCCAAGCTGCTGGGCGCCCGCGTCGCCTGGGCGGCGGCCGACAATGCGCTGCAGATTCACGGCGGCAACGGCTTCGCCCTGGAATATCCGGTCTCCCGCGTGCTCTGCGACGCGCGCATCCTCAACATCTTCGAGGGCGCGGCGGAAATACAGGCGCAGGTCATCGCGCGAAGGCTGCTGGAGGGCTGAGGGGGCGAGCAAGTCGAGAAGGAAAAGGACCGAATCTGATGCCGGCTGTTTTTCGTCAGAACGGATACCGGTTCTTTTTCTATTCGAACGAGGGCGACCCGCGCGAGCCGATCCATATTCATGTGATGAAGGACGGCCGCACTGCGAAGTTTTGGCTGGAGCCTGTCGGCCTCGCGCAGAGCGCGCGCTTCGATGCGCGGGCCTTGCGCGAATTGGAGCAGATCGTCCAAGATCGGGCCGGAGACATCAGGAGGGCTTGGCGTGAGCATTTCGGCTAAATCCGTTCGCTTCGACGACGATAGCTTCTGGGTAGAGCTATCGGACGGGCGCACTCTCGGCGTTCCCCTCGCCTGGTTTCCGCGCCTGCTGCACGCGTCCAGCGAGCAGCGCCTCGCCGTCATGATCAGCGACGAG
The sequence above is a segment of the Methylosinus trichosporium OB3b genome. Coding sequences within it:
- a CDS encoding DUF4160 domain-containing protein; its protein translation is MPAVFRQNGYRFFFYSNEGDPREPIHIHVMKDGRTAKFWLEPVGLAQSARFDARALRELEQIVQDRAGDIRRAWREHFG
- a CDS encoding acyl-CoA dehydrogenase family protein, producing MSAETSSTNWLPDAKAAFASVEALYAQALAAVRARVTKDGKLSNELIETEQHAAHGLSWFATYVQGLRELLAYADRLIAEGAYGETENLLTRIAFSEYLAQVFGGIPMSQGEFVRLSDFGLTPADVAARRIAEVDALIATGSTAPNRARLAELIDHHEAAETIGATGLDETLEAIRSEMRKFASDNVTPHAHEWHLKNDYIPLEVITGLSELGVFGLTIPEEYGGSGMGKIAMCVVSEELSRAYIGVGSLGTRSEIAGELILVGGTEEQKQKYLPKIASGEILPTAVFTEPNNGSDLANLRTRATREGDVYKVVGNKTWITHPVRADVMTLLVRTNPNEKGYKGLSMLLAEKPRGTDENPFPAKGMTGGEIEVLGYRGMKEFEIGFDNFEVPAANLLGGEEGKGFKQLMETFESARIQTAARALGVAQAALDLGLRYAKERVQFGKPLFSFPRVFDKIVTMAIEIHVARQITYFAAREKDEGKRCDLEAGMAKLLGARVAWAAADNALQIHGGNGFALEYPVSRVLCDARILNIFEGAAEIQAQVIARRLLEG
- a CDS encoding DUF2442 domain-containing protein → MSISAKSVRFDDDSFWVELSDGRTLGVPLAWFPRLLHASSEQRLAVMISDEGLHWDELDEDISIPGLLAGRGDQTKREQFAA